One part of the Halostagnicola larsenii XH-48 genome encodes these proteins:
- a CDS encoding universal stress protein — MTLETILLAVGPNDVGRREEILETVLEVAQPADATVVLSHVFTEDEYDDVLDQLNLNASSEPIETDRVADRYAGIQDFTADLERADIEYEIRGCVGERGTMIVDQATELEADRVVVAGRARSPVGKAVFGSTAQTVLLSAPCPVTFVCSEN; from the coding sequence ATGACACTCGAAACGATCCTGTTAGCAGTCGGACCCAACGATGTCGGCCGTCGAGAGGAAATCCTCGAGACGGTACTCGAGGTCGCACAGCCAGCCGATGCGACGGTAGTGCTCTCGCACGTGTTCACGGAAGACGAGTACGACGACGTTCTCGATCAACTTAATTTGAATGCGAGTTCCGAACCGATCGAAACGGACCGAGTCGCCGACCGATACGCGGGAATACAGGACTTTACGGCCGACCTCGAGCGAGCGGATATCGAGTACGAGATTCGAGGCTGCGTCGGCGAACGCGGAACGATGATCGTCGATCAGGCGACGGAACTCGAGGCGGATCGTGTCGTCGTCGCGGGTCGTGCGCGCTCGCCGGTCGGGAAAGCGGTCTTCGGATCGACGGCCCAGACCGTTCTGCTGTCCGCGCCGTGTCCGGTGACGTTCGTCTGTAGCGAAAACTGA
- a CDS encoding MATE family efflux transporter: MTRYPNPLRLTILYIGLGLARLGLIDRERAVQTTVLAWPRIVTGIARMSKNVVDVAMVGVAVGQAAIAGVGFAGPFWGLAFAIGGGVAGGTLALVSQRFGADATEELGLAVRSSTLFVVAISVPVTVVFWTFPQELISLISSNEQAIEHGATYLQVVGLGIPFAGLNLVGSRTLVGADDAYTAMQVRASGAVLNIVLNTVFIFGLSWGVAGAALGTVLSNVVIAFVFALGIATGRVPGVGSFPVEVDPFGTYVDPDTLRDIVKIGLPIGARNLVWTVAEFPMLSILDIFGETTVAAFVIARRIWGLMNTPGWGFGLASSSLVGQALGQNNERLAEAYGNDIIRFSVATYAVSAVIIALFADQIVMLFVDDPTSAEIPIATNLVYAACVAVLFQGVTAAAAGPLDASGDTRIPFLSQSIGVFGGAIPLAYLGATTSLGYWGLYLSFVAEKSVPAAINYWRFRTNKWKSISEAFRPETSTADD; the protein is encoded by the coding sequence GTGACCCGGTACCCAAACCCGCTCCGACTGACGATTCTGTACATCGGCCTCGGACTCGCCCGACTCGGGCTCATCGACCGCGAACGCGCCGTGCAGACGACGGTACTTGCCTGGCCGCGGATCGTCACCGGCATCGCTCGGATGTCGAAAAACGTCGTCGACGTCGCGATGGTCGGCGTCGCAGTCGGGCAGGCGGCCATCGCCGGGGTCGGCTTCGCGGGTCCGTTCTGGGGGCTCGCGTTCGCGATCGGCGGCGGCGTCGCCGGCGGAACGCTTGCTCTCGTCTCCCAACGGTTCGGAGCCGACGCCACCGAGGAACTCGGACTCGCCGTCCGCTCGAGTACGCTTTTCGTCGTCGCGATCAGCGTTCCCGTTACCGTCGTCTTCTGGACGTTTCCCCAGGAACTCATCTCGCTGATCAGCAGCAATGAGCAGGCGATCGAACACGGTGCGACCTACCTGCAGGTCGTGGGGCTTGGCATTCCGTTCGCCGGGCTCAACCTCGTCGGGAGTCGGACGCTCGTCGGCGCGGACGACGCCTACACGGCGATGCAGGTCCGGGCCAGCGGCGCGGTGCTCAACATTGTATTGAACACGGTCTTTATCTTCGGCCTCAGCTGGGGCGTTGCCGGCGCGGCGCTCGGGACCGTCCTCTCGAATGTCGTCATCGCCTTCGTCTTCGCGCTCGGAATCGCGACCGGACGGGTCCCCGGGGTCGGTTCGTTCCCCGTCGAGGTCGATCCCTTCGGGACCTACGTCGATCCCGACACGCTTCGGGACATCGTCAAAATAGGCCTCCCGATCGGGGCTCGGAACCTCGTCTGGACGGTCGCGGAGTTCCCCATGCTCTCCATCCTCGACATCTTCGGGGAAACCACCGTCGCCGCGTTCGTCATCGCCCGCCGAATCTGGGGACTGATGAACACGCCCGGCTGGGGTTTCGGACTGGCCTCCTCGAGTCTGGTCGGCCAGGCGCTCGGCCAGAACAATGAACGCCTCGCGGAGGCTTACGGCAACGACATTATTAGATTCTCGGTAGCTACGTACGCGGTGTCCGCCGTTATTATCGCACTATTTGCCGACCAGATCGTCATGCTATTCGTCGACGACCCGACGAGCGCCGAGATCCCCATCGCCACGAACCTCGTGTACGCCGCCTGTGTCGCCGTTCTCTTTCAGGGCGTGACGGCCGCCGCTGCCGGTCCGCTCGACGCCAGCGGCGATACGCGGATCCCCTTCCTGAGTCAGTCCATCGGCGTCTTCGGCGGCGCGATACCGCTGGCGTACCTCGGCGCGACGACCAGTCTCGGCTACTGGGGGCTGTATCTCTCGTTCGTGGCCGAAAAGAGCGTCCCCGCCGCGATCAACTACTGGCGATTTCGGACGAACAAGTGGAAGTCCATCAGCGAAGCGTTTCGGCCGGAGACGAGCACCGCCGACGATTGA
- a CDS encoding UxaA family hydrolase, with protein MICSHTVAERIGAAVDGAWSAPHDHGCGQIGADRDQTQRTFVGVGANPNVTGTVVVGLGCETIQSDDVAAELRARGVPVRRTTIQEAGGTEACFEEGVSAAEELRSGAVADERADMALEDLTVGIVASDLRPSSLERADPLVGAVVEELVETGVSVVVGATDRVLPHENAVRADLATDDAREGMAALVERARSEPPRVTSARSRATETEYEQVAALWGRLPVRDVLRYADPATHEGGVALMDAPSSFAEAATGLVAAGAQVLIHVTADGIPTGHPVAPVLKVTGDDDTYSALAQDIDIHAGRTSPAELLEELVAVLNGAPTCAETHGVTTFGITRAGPSM; from the coding sequence GTGATCTGTTCGCACACCGTCGCCGAACGGATCGGTGCGGCGGTCGACGGCGCGTGGAGCGCACCTCACGACCACGGCTGCGGCCAGATCGGGGCCGATCGAGACCAGACGCAGCGAACCTTCGTCGGCGTCGGCGCGAATCCCAACGTCACAGGCACCGTCGTCGTCGGGCTCGGCTGCGAGACGATCCAGAGCGACGACGTCGCCGCGGAATTGCGGGCGCGGGGCGTGCCCGTCCGTCGGACGACGATTCAGGAAGCCGGTGGGACGGAGGCGTGTTTCGAGGAAGGGGTCTCGGCCGCCGAGGAACTGCGTTCCGGGGCCGTCGCCGACGAACGCGCTGATATGGCTCTCGAGGACCTGACGGTTGGCATCGTGGCCAGCGACCTTCGCCCGTCCTCGCTCGAGCGAGCGGATCCGCTGGTGGGTGCGGTCGTCGAGGAACTGGTCGAGACGGGTGTCAGTGTGGTGGTCGGCGCGACCGATCGCGTGTTGCCCCACGAGAACGCCGTTCGAGCGGATCTCGCGACCGACGACGCACGCGAGGGGATGGCGGCGTTGGTCGAGCGCGCGCGTTCGGAGCCGCCTCGAGTCACTTCGGCCCGATCCAGAGCGACCGAAACCGAGTACGAGCAGGTCGCCGCTCTCTGGGGTCGCCTGCCGGTTCGGGACGTTCTCCGATACGCCGACCCCGCGACCCACGAAGGCGGCGTCGCCCTGATGGATGCCCCGTCCTCGTTCGCGGAGGCCGCCACGGGCTTGGTCGCCGCCGGCGCACAGGTGCTCATCCACGTTACGGCGGACGGCATTCCGACCGGCCATCCCGTCGCTCCGGTACTCAAGGTGACCGGTGACGACGATACCTACAGCGCGCTCGCACAAGACATCGACATCCACGCGGGGCGTACGTCGCCTGCGGAACTGCTCGAGGAACTCGTCGCCGTGCTAAACGGTGCGCCGACGTGTGCGGAGACCCACGGCGTGACGACGTTTGGTATTACTCGAGCCGGCCCGTCGATGTAA
- a CDS encoding UxaA family hydrolase, protein MKGETIDDRALVLDRDDTVATALADLEAASSLSYDGRTIELTENVPFGHKVAMEPIPAGDPVRKYGSVIATATEAIQPGDWVHTHNCESNRGRGDTTAEVSDR, encoded by the coding sequence ATGAAAGGCGAGACGATCGACGACCGCGCACTCGTCCTCGACCGCGACGATACCGTTGCTACGGCGCTCGCGGATCTCGAGGCGGCCTCGTCGCTTTCCTACGACGGTCGAACGATCGAACTTACCGAAAACGTTCCGTTCGGTCACAAGGTCGCGATGGAGCCGATACCGGCGGGCGACCCTGTCCGAAAGTACGGCTCGGTTATCGCCACTGCGACGGAAGCCATCCAGCCAGGCGACTGGGTCCACACGCACAACTGCGAGAGCAATCGAGGCCGCGGTGATACCACAGCCGAGGTGTCCGATCGATGA
- a CDS encoding UxaA family hydrolase: protein MPTFTGYRRESGRIGIRNRVAVLPVSVAASSIAERIAEQGGPDVVATPHQMGTSQADAAREQTERVLVGTGQNPNVGAALVVGLGTEAIDASELADRIGANGTPTEALSIRAAGGTKASVDAGGELIDGLVAEANQARRESADASELVFGVECGGSDATSGIAANPAVGNACDRLVDDGGTASFSETPEFIGAEHVLAERCVSEDTRERLLERVERRESLADAMGVDMRGAQPSPGNQEGGLTTIEEKSLGAIAKGGTTPIRGIVEYAEQLPVGGGLVLMDTPGYDVESVVGKVAGGAQVIAFTTGRGSTTGNPIAPVIKVTGNPDTADRMASNMDVDASTVLEGESIAEVGDRIYRTLLSVADGTLTEAERRGMAEFAINEIQPRELAALGDPL, encoded by the coding sequence ATGCCCACGTTCACTGGATACCGACGCGAAAGCGGTCGGATCGGGATCCGGAACCGCGTCGCGGTGCTTCCGGTTTCGGTCGCAGCGAGTTCGATTGCCGAACGAATCGCCGAGCAGGGCGGACCGGATGTCGTCGCGACGCCCCACCAGATGGGAACCTCTCAGGCCGACGCCGCGCGAGAACAGACCGAACGCGTGCTCGTTGGAACCGGGCAAAATCCGAACGTCGGTGCAGCCCTGGTGGTGGGCCTCGGAACTGAGGCGATCGATGCGAGCGAACTGGCGGATCGAATTGGGGCCAACGGAACGCCCACCGAGGCGCTTTCGATCCGCGCTGCCGGCGGCACGAAGGCCAGCGTCGATGCTGGCGGCGAGTTAATCGACGGTCTCGTCGCCGAAGCGAACCAGGCTCGCCGGGAATCGGCGGACGCGTCGGAACTCGTGTTCGGCGTCGAGTGCGGCGGGAGCGACGCAACCAGCGGAATCGCGGCCAACCCCGCGGTCGGGAACGCGTGTGATCGACTCGTCGACGACGGCGGGACGGCCTCGTTCAGCGAAACGCCGGAGTTTATCGGTGCCGAACACGTCCTCGCAGAGCGGTGTGTGAGCGAGGACACTCGAGAGCGCCTGCTCGAGCGGGTTGAGCGCCGCGAATCGCTCGCCGACGCGATGGGGGTCGACATGCGGGGCGCACAACCCTCGCCGGGCAACCAGGAGGGCGGCCTGACGACCATCGAGGAGAAGAGCCTCGGTGCGATCGCCAAGGGCGGAACGACTCCGATTCGAGGCATCGTTGAGTACGCAGAGCAGTTGCCGGTGGGCGGCGGCCTCGTCCTCATGGATACGCCCGGGTACGACGTCGAGAGCGTCGTCGGCAAGGTCGCCGGCGGCGCGCAGGTGATCGCGTTCACCACCGGACGCGGCAGTACGACCGGAAACCCCATCGCTCCGGTGATCAAAGTGACCGGCAATCCCGACACTGCAGATCGGATGGCATCGAACATGGACGTCGACGCGAGCACCGTCCTCGAGGGCGAGTCCATCGCCGAGGTCGGCGATCGGATCTACCGGACGCTGCTTTCCGTCGCCGACGGGACGCTCACCGAGGCCGAACGCCGCGGCATGGCGGAATTCGCGATCAACGAGATCCAACCGCGAGAGCTCGCGGCGCTGGGTGACCCGCTATGA
- a CDS encoding Gfo/Idh/MocA family protein — translation MVATELRYGIIGCAGMGTNHADAVAETDGATLVACADIDEENAQSFAAEYGTSWHTDPLEMVREDDLDAVSICTPNGTHAEIVTDLAAEGVDILCEKPLEVTLERVNQIERVIEREGITFGCIFQRRTFGGPQLARELIADGRLGEIVLANVAVKWHRESSYYDDVSWHGTTDLDGGILHTQALHGIDLLQWTTGGIDRVAGKTGTLHHDIEVPDTAVASVELSEGGYGQITATTATYPQEPMTLQIHGTKGSLEWRQDDLVTFETIDGDDTETPESFHMGADILGQVRDFVAAIHEGREPMVPFADARNAHDIVFAIEAASDRGEWVDVASIHDDGR, via the coding sequence ATGGTCGCTACAGAATTGCGCTACGGTATCATCGGCTGTGCGGGAATGGGAACGAATCACGCAGACGCCGTCGCCGAAACTGATGGTGCGACGCTGGTTGCGTGTGCGGATATCGACGAGGAGAACGCACAGTCGTTTGCAGCCGAGTACGGCACGTCGTGGCACACGGATCCGCTCGAGATGGTCCGCGAGGACGACCTCGACGCCGTCAGCATCTGCACGCCCAACGGCACACACGCGGAAATCGTAACCGACCTGGCCGCCGAGGGCGTCGACATCCTCTGTGAGAAGCCACTCGAGGTGACACTCGAGCGGGTGAACCAGATCGAACGCGTCATCGAGCGCGAGGGAATTACGTTCGGCTGTATCTTCCAACGTCGGACGTTCGGCGGCCCGCAGCTGGCTCGCGAGCTGATAGCCGACGGCCGACTCGGCGAAATTGTCCTCGCCAACGTAGCGGTGAAGTGGCACCGAGAATCGTCGTACTACGACGACGTAAGCTGGCACGGGACGACGGACCTCGACGGCGGAATCCTCCACACGCAGGCGCTCCACGGAATCGACCTCCTGCAGTGGACGACGGGCGGGATCGACCGCGTCGCCGGGAAAACCGGAACGCTCCACCACGACATCGAGGTGCCCGATACCGCCGTCGCGAGCGTCGAACTCTCCGAGGGCGGCTACGGGCAGATAACCGCCACGACCGCGACGTATCCACAGGAGCCGATGACGTTGCAGATCCACGGAACCAAGGGCTCGCTCGAGTGGCGACAGGACGACCTCGTCACGTTCGAAACCATCGACGGGGACGACACCGAAACGCCGGAAAGCTTCCATATGGGTGCAGATATTCTCGGGCAGGTTCGGGACTTCGTCGCGGCGATCCACGAAGGCAGGGAGCCGATGGTTCCGTTCGCCGACGCGCGCAACGCACACGATATCGTGTTCGCGATCGAAGCCGCATCCGACCGCGGGGAGTGGGTCGACGTGGCGTCCATTCACGACGACGGGCGATGA
- a CDS encoding glycoside hydrolase family 28 protein produces MADSQPRRYDIREFGATGNGETRDTDAIQNALEECAGSGGTVFVPPGEYLTGPLQVGDRTTIRIENGATIRFVEDYTAFPTVESRWEGWDQFGFHPCLHVANASNVEITGRGTIDGSGEHWWQFRGLPEEEYPDDLRERIAEFDERNDLQDDVSSFTLRPPLLQIYESENVSISGVTLKNSPFWNTHVVYSEDVTITDVRIENPADAPNGDGIDIDSSSYVRISDTFINAGDDAICIKSGKDEQGREVARPAHNITVTNCTVKHGHGGVVIGSETAAGVHDVTVSNCTFTDTDRGIRIKSQRGRGGVVEDLHFDTIVMRRIACPFVVNGYYFTPIDSDPEPVDEGTPMVRNVHFHNITARDVESAGFFAGLPERRFEGFTFDNVHIDATRSLEATNLDPAMADGYDQRHRFFCKSVADISFSDVRIQTPDNPAFRFEETDLVSIDGLEIEDWASNTDPAIEVDSVEETRVRDCSAPEQTGTFLEVDGPDTRRVSFAGNHGDLQEYVDIGTECEDLTLE; encoded by the coding sequence ATGGCAGACAGTCAGCCGAGACGATACGACATCCGCGAGTTTGGCGCGACTGGCAACGGAGAGACCCGCGACACCGACGCGATTCAGAACGCACTCGAGGAGTGTGCCGGATCGGGCGGAACGGTCTTCGTTCCGCCGGGAGAGTACCTGACAGGACCCCTTCAGGTCGGCGATCGAACGACGATACGAATCGAGAACGGCGCGACGATTCGGTTCGTCGAGGATTACACGGCCTTTCCGACCGTCGAGAGCCGATGGGAGGGGTGGGATCAGTTCGGCTTCCATCCCTGCTTGCACGTCGCGAACGCGTCGAACGTCGAGATTACCGGACGCGGAACGATCGACGGCTCGGGCGAACACTGGTGGCAGTTCCGCGGACTGCCAGAAGAGGAGTACCCCGACGACCTGCGAGAGCGCATCGCGGAGTTCGACGAACGAAACGACCTCCAGGACGACGTGAGTTCGTTCACGCTTCGGCCGCCGCTGCTCCAGATCTACGAGTCCGAAAACGTCAGTATCTCCGGCGTGACGCTCAAAAACTCGCCGTTCTGGAACACCCACGTCGTTTACTCCGAAGACGTCACGATCACGGACGTCCGAATCGAAAACCCGGCGGACGCGCCGAACGGAGACGGAATCGATATCGACTCCTCGTCGTACGTCCGGATCAGCGACACGTTCATCAACGCCGGCGACGACGCGATATGCATCAAGTCCGGGAAGGACGAGCAGGGCCGGGAGGTCGCCAGACCGGCCCACAACATCACGGTCACCAACTGTACGGTCAAACACGGCCACGGCGGCGTCGTCATCGGCAGTGAGACGGCCGCTGGCGTGCATGATGTGACCGTTTCCAACTGCACGTTCACCGATACCGATCGCGGGATTCGCATCAAATCACAGCGCGGTCGCGGCGGGGTCGTCGAAGACCTCCACTTCGATACGATCGTCATGCGACGGATCGCCTGTCCGTTCGTCGTCAACGGCTACTACTTCACGCCCATCGATAGCGATCCCGAACCGGTCGACGAGGGGACGCCGATGGTTCGCAACGTCCACTTCCACAACATCACCGCACGGGACGTCGAATCGGCCGGCTTTTTCGCCGGGCTTCCGGAACGACGCTTCGAGGGGTTCACGTTCGACAACGTCCACATCGACGCGACGCGCTCGCTCGAGGCGACCAATCTCGATCCGGCGATGGCCGACGGCTACGACCAGCGCCACCGCTTTTTCTGCAAGTCGGTCGCCGATATCTCGTTTTCCGACGTTCGAATTCAAACCCCAGACAACCCTGCGTTCCGCTTCGAGGAGACCGATCTGGTGTCGATCGACGGCCTCGAGATCGAAGACTGGGCATCGAACACCGATCCCGCAATCGAAGTCGACTCGGTCGAGGAAACGCGCGTCCGCGACTGTTCGGCTCCCGAGCAAACGGGGACGTTTCTCGAGGTCGATGGGCCGGACACGCGTCGCGTCTCATTCGCTGGCAATCACGGAGATTTACAGGAGTACGTCGATATCGGCACTGAGTGCGAGGATCTCACGCTCGAGTAA
- a CDS encoding ThuA domain-containing protein: MAVTVTVWNENVHEREDDDVRELYPDGIHGAIAEGLEAPGRDIRTATLQEPSHGLPEDVLAETDVLIWWSHCANDEVSDDVASRVVDRVHEGMGFVPVHSGKNSKPFTRLMGTTCNIKYRHGGEKERIWVADPGHPIADGLEESFEIPSTEMYGEPYDVPEPDRTVFISWFEGGEVFRSGLCYRRGRGRIFAFRPGHEIYPIFYQDEVRQVLSNAVDWAAPTTGAEAVWEEVDPIEPLEDT, translated from the coding sequence ATGGCAGTCACCGTAACCGTCTGGAACGAAAACGTCCACGAGCGAGAAGACGACGACGTTCGAGAACTGTACCCGGATGGCATCCACGGCGCGATCGCCGAGGGGCTCGAGGCACCCGGCCGGGATATCCGCACGGCGACGTTACAGGAACCGTCCCACGGCCTTCCCGAGGACGTTTTGGCGGAGACGGACGTCCTGATTTGGTGGTCTCACTGTGCGAACGACGAGGTCAGCGACGACGTTGCGAGTCGCGTCGTCGACCGCGTTCACGAGGGAATGGGATTCGTTCCCGTCCACTCGGGGAAGAACTCGAAGCCGTTTACCCGCCTGATGGGGACGACCTGTAACATCAAGTACCGCCACGGCGGGGAGAAAGAGCGGATCTGGGTGGCCGACCCCGGTCATCCGATCGCCGACGGCCTCGAGGAATCGTTCGAGATTCCCTCGACCGAGATGTACGGCGAACCCTACGACGTTCCCGAACCCGACCGGACCGTCTTCATCTCGTGGTTCGAAGGCGGCGAGGTGTTCCGGTCCGGGCTCTGCTACCGGCGCGGACGCGGCCGGATCTTCGCGTTTCGGCCGGGGCACGAAATCTATCCGATTTTCTATCAGGACGAGGTTCGTCAGGTGCTATCGAACGCGGTCGATTGGGCGGCGCCGACGACCGGCGCGGAGGCGGTCTGGGAGGAAGTCGACCCGATTGAACCGCTCGAGGATACGTAG
- a CDS encoding IclR family transcriptional regulator, with protein MSHAVEGSPGRTIRSVQIAFNIIDELQAQNGIGVTELATELGHSKSTIHSHLRTLENREIIVREDDGYRLSLRVLDMANHVRKQVENYDVIREETEELAAETGEIAQFGMEEHQKISYLYKANGDRAVVTASRVGTQQPLHSTSLGKTILAFLPPERSQELIDSIDFTKSTAKTVSSREELLEELERTRERGYGIDDEENFEGLRCVAAPVRDGESIMGAISITGPSSRFTDERLHGELPEYVMRAANVIEVNTKFS; from the coding sequence ATGTCTCACGCTGTGGAAGGAAGTCCGGGACGAACGATCCGGTCGGTACAAATAGCCTTCAACATCATCGACGAACTACAGGCACAGAACGGAATCGGCGTAACGGAGCTCGCAACGGAACTCGGTCACTCGAAAAGCACGATCCACAGCCATCTCCGAACGCTCGAGAACCGGGAGATCATCGTCCGAGAGGACGACGGGTACCGACTGAGTCTCCGCGTTCTCGATATGGCAAACCACGTCCGTAAACAGGTCGAAAACTACGACGTCATCAGAGAGGAGACCGAAGAGCTCGCTGCCGAAACGGGCGAGATAGCGCAGTTCGGAATGGAAGAACATCAGAAGATATCCTACCTCTACAAGGCAAACGGCGACAGAGCCGTCGTCACGGCGTCTCGAGTCGGAACCCAGCAGCCGCTTCACTCCACGTCACTCGGCAAAACGATCCTGGCGTTTCTCCCACCCGAACGGTCACAAGAGCTGATCGATTCGATCGACTTCACAAAATCGACGGCGAAGACGGTCAGTAGTCGCGAAGAGCTCCTCGAGGAACTCGAGCGAACGAGAGAACGAGGGTACGGTATCGACGACGAGGAAAACTTCGAGGGGCTTCGCTGCGTCGCCGCACCGGTCAGAGACGGCGAGTCGATCATGGGTGCGATCAGTATCACCGGCCCCTCGAGCCGGTTCACCGACGAACGACTTCACGGCGAACTGCCGGAGTACGTGATGCGAGCGGCGAACGTCATCGAGGTCAATACGAAATTCTCGTAG
- a CDS encoding dihydrodipicolinate synthase family protein, whose amino-acid sequence MSLPAEQVRNRLRGVAVGLLTPFDDNLEIEYEKISENAEELYDRGIRTFLATANISEYHSLSTSERVDVAETSVNALPSDACVLAGVGGSTENAQELIRAYDRIGADAMMIMPPDHTYLHEQGLLEYYRSLASVTETPLVPYVRGFDPSIDYLTSLTHVDGVVGIKYALEDPVKLGAAVEAGADDVVWVDGLAEPFAVSFWAEGAEGFSAGVSNFRPEIGLALFDALSEGDYERANRIRNICLPYQNFRDETGSQNEIEGAVSVPVVKAGLELAGLNGGNVREPIRPLEPEETQKAERLYDQLEDDIASLLH is encoded by the coding sequence ATGTCTTTGCCAGCCGAGCAGGTACGGAACCGTCTTCGTGGCGTTGCTGTCGGTCTGTTGACGCCATTTGACGATAATCTCGAGATCGAATACGAAAAGATCTCCGAAAACGCCGAGGAGTTGTACGATCGAGGTATCAGAACGTTTCTGGCGACGGCGAATATCAGCGAGTACCACTCGCTCTCGACGAGCGAGCGCGTCGATGTGGCGGAAACGAGCGTGAACGCGCTCCCGTCAGACGCCTGCGTTCTCGCGGGCGTCGGCGGGAGCACCGAGAACGCACAGGAACTGATCCGCGCGTACGATCGTATCGGCGCCGACGCGATGATGATCATGCCACCGGATCACACCTATCTCCACGAGCAGGGTTTGCTGGAGTACTATCGTTCTCTCGCGTCGGTTACGGAGACACCGCTTGTCCCCTACGTCCGCGGCTTCGATCCGTCCATCGATTACCTTACCAGCCTTACCCACGTTGATGGCGTCGTCGGGATCAAGTACGCACTCGAAGACCCGGTCAAACTCGGAGCGGCCGTCGAGGCCGGTGCGGACGATGTCGTCTGGGTCGACGGTCTTGCAGAGCCGTTCGCCGTCTCCTTCTGGGCAGAGGGCGCAGAGGGCTTTTCCGCTGGCGTCAGTAACTTCCGGCCGGAGATCGGACTCGCACTGTTCGATGCGCTCTCGGAGGGCGACTACGAGCGCGCCAACAGGATTCGGAACATCTGCTTGCCCTATCAGAACTTTCGGGACGAGACCGGAAGTCAGAACGAAATCGAGGGTGCGGTCAGCGTCCCGGTGGTCAAAGCAGGGCTCGAACTCGCCGGGCTCAACGGCGGCAACGTGCGAGAACCCATTCGCCCGCTCGAGCCAGAAGAAACGCAGAAAGCCGAACGGCTGTACGACCAGCTCGAGGACGATATCGCATCGCTACTACACTAA
- the dgoD gene encoding galactonate dehydratase encodes MYVTEYDLYAVPPRWQFLRLETSDGRVGWGEVYTKWHFAGDSEPATRNAVDQLMHQYVLGEDPSRIEYLWQAMYRSSFYRGGPIHMSAIAGIDEALWDLKGKAAGMPVYELLGGPARDRVRLYEHVRAHNGNDVTDPAAVAADQAREHVERGFTAVKLVPTGGLELIDTPAAIESARDIVGAVREAVGPDIDVALDFHGRTSKAMARRLTRALEEFDPMFVEEPATPEHGHALERIAEGTTAPIATGERLYTRGEFRPLLEADAVDVVQPDVSSAGGITETKKIADLAATYDASIAPHCPIGPIALAASLHVDAVAPNALIQEQVILEDETAMGYVENDELFEPNDGYLELPEKPGLGIEIDEDRVQELAGTNLAFDRSPGHRADGSVGER; translated from the coding sequence ATGTACGTAACGGAATACGACCTCTACGCGGTGCCGCCGCGCTGGCAGTTCCTCAGACTCGAGACGAGCGACGGCCGCGTCGGCTGGGGCGAAGTCTACACCAAGTGGCACTTCGCGGGCGATAGCGAGCCGGCGACCCGGAACGCGGTCGACCAACTGATGCACCAGTACGTTCTCGGAGAGGACCCGAGTCGCATCGAGTACCTCTGGCAGGCGATGTACCGGAGCAGCTTCTACCGGGGCGGACCGATTCACATGAGCGCCATCGCCGGCATCGACGAGGCGCTGTGGGACCTGAAAGGGAAAGCCGCAGGGATGCCGGTCTACGAACTACTGGGTGGGCCCGCGCGCGATCGGGTCCGTCTCTACGAACACGTCAGAGCACACAATGGCAACGACGTGACGGATCCAGCCGCCGTGGCCGCCGACCAGGCTCGCGAGCACGTCGAGCGCGGATTTACCGCCGTAAAGCTGGTCCCGACCGGCGGCCTCGAGTTGATCGACACACCGGCAGCGATCGAGAGCGCACGCGATATCGTCGGTGCCGTCCGCGAGGCCGTCGGCCCTGATATCGATGTCGCGCTCGACTTCCACGGTCGCACCTCAAAAGCCATGGCTCGTCGACTCACGCGTGCGCTCGAGGAGTTCGACCCGATGTTCGTCGAGGAGCCGGCCACCCCCGAACACGGCCACGCGCTCGAGCGAATCGCCGAGGGGACGACGGCTCCGATCGCGACCGGCGAACGGCTCTACACGCGGGGCGAGTTTCGGCCGCTCCTCGAGGCCGACGCGGTCGACGTCGTCCAGCCGGACGTCTCGAGCGCCGGCGGGATCACCGAGACGAAAAAGATCGCCGATCTGGCCGCGACCTACGACGCCTCGATCGCACCCCACTGCCCGATCGGGCCGATCGCGCTGGCGGCGTCGTTGCACGTCGACGCAGTCGCGCCGAACGCGCTGATCCAGGAACAGGTTATCCTCGAGGACGAGACGGCGATGGGGTACGTCGAGAACGACGAGCTGTTCGAGCCGAACGACGGCTACCTCGAGCTACCCGAGAAACCGGGCCTCGGGATCGAAATCGACGAGGATCGCGTTCAGGAGCTCGCGGGAACGAACCTCGCGTTCGATCGGTCGCCGGGCCACCGCGCCGATGGAAGTGTCGGCGAGCGGTAA